The Oryza brachyantha chromosome 6, ObraRS2, whole genome shotgun sequence region taacggctagatctcaaggggGCCTTATATAGactggcagacgtcacttagccgttggaaaagaaacctaaccggactgtccggctaggtggccggaccgtccggccaaCACTTAACTCACTCTAAGCAAGGAccggaccaaggtccggactatcctgccaccggactgtTCGGCCATGAgcccggaccgtccggtccctACTGCTTGCCAAAAATAGCAACGAGCCTCCGCTTGACTTCGACTCAACCCGAaccactcttggatgcatgcttagcttctggtgacccctcttaatggtacggagttcctatgactcaagacgaaaaaataaaatcttcttcGAGCCCCTTCGTCTTCATAGAACCATTGCTCcgggtcacacatgcatcAAGTAAGTCGCGTAATCcttcaatcgaattgatcccttaaacttctctgcaatcacaactcattagcgcacacatgcttgactagcattgtcattaatcacccAAAACTttgtttaggggctagatgcactttcaacaCCATGACCCATCCAAAGAGAGTGCGTGGGAGGGAGATAGTGAGTGGGAGGTAGAGTAAACTAGCTAGGTTTACTGTTTATACATGGGCCAAAGGgccaataaattttgtatcactCAATGGGATCCGGTGTGGACCCTCCCCGACGGGGATATTGCCAACCCTAGTACGAGCGTGCCAGTCAAAttatcctgcaactgacaagataaagaaTAAAGCAAGTaaatcggctatcgagccaatAGATAACTAAGAACCTAACCGATTGGTTGTTGATGTAGCAACTGTTAGCCAATATGCTAAACAATCGGTCTTTGAAAGCTTGGATAGTCTACAAATCCGATACATATAAActctaataattaaataaacaatgaactCTTTGTTAGTATCGACCAAAACCAACTAGCATGTAATCCTCATAAACCAATGCAAAACTAATAACTACTGATCTACATAAAACCAATTGGTGTAAAGGTAATACAGTAAGACAATTAGCTACCCTACTGATACAAATACAATGAGTATAAAGACTGGTAAGGATTATTAGCTATAACTGACTAATGATCAACTAAggtctataaaatatctagcctagctTATTGGGAAATAATCTTAGAATattggaccaaaccaagatagttcaagattacaccTAGAAATATTAAGcaagatactaaacagatcaaGATCACTATCAAGCCGAttagccgatgactgataacttattgaCTGGATcttcgataaaacaatgagaaaAATTCATTGACCTGATATAAACTACCTGATAAACACAATCTAGTAGATCGGGCCAGACTGAGAcatattagattgaatatgtcaaatagcaaatatcaaattaacGTAAATCactcaaagtggtcgaccagatcaatcCAAGATACGGGAGTAACCTGAGcagaaactgatacgataactaacAATCGTACGACCAGATCAGAAGTCTGACCAAGATAGTTCTGATCTAGCcgatgaaacaaaatttcaaaattgggtctaactaatagataaaattaaactatCACGTCTTGGTCTTTATGATTTCTTCTTAAACTCGGACTCTTCTGGATAAGCTTTTATCGACTATTTGTGTTTTCTCGATAACTGAATCCACCAAGAaatcttaccaaattttgctGGTTACACCGCTAGACCAACTCATCTCAATATGATCGGTATGGTCCGAACCAATCCTATATAGGTCTCCCTCCTGATCCTCTCTCTAGACTGGCTTGGGTTTGATTCGAACTAGACCTAGGCCCTGTTCGGTAGGACATaggggtgggttagttatctgacgcagaaaacgtagtaatagattagtacatgattaattaattattaattataaaaaaatagattaatatgattttttaaaacaacttttctatagaaaattttcgcaaaagatacaccgtttagtagttcgggaaacatgtacgtggaaaacgagaggtgTAAAATAACTTAGAGGAGCTGCCGAACACAGATTGACTAAGACAAGGGCATATTCATACTTTTAGCACGTTTTCTCCCCATATTTCCAGcgaatattataaaataatggcATTGATGTTCAgtagctaattaccacttTTTACATCGTCCTTTGATAGAAACGTGTTCTCTCAGTGTGTTGTGGCAAAGAGCGCAAATTTTTGAGGTCTTTAGTAAATTTTGCTTACTATataatgcttatattttagttgacagcTCGTTTCTCAACTAAGCCAAATGAAATGGTGAGTTAACCCGATTACCCaaacatttaactttttgtcattttAAAAGTGGatgataacatatttacaccCACTGTACACTGTATATGATATGATACTGTACACtgtatatgatatgatatgtgATCAGTGATAATTATGTTAGTAAGAGCAGGACAAAAGGTTAATTATTCTCCCTTTTCCCCACTCCCGTTTAACCCAGAATCCCTAGAATTAGAAGCCTCTCAAGCCCTAATCCGAGGACGAGATTCGTCCGACCGTGACCAAGAATCCGAAGTAACCTCAAGGATCTGCGCGGCGCTCGACCAGAATCGCGCGGagatggacggcggcggcggtggcggcgacctgAGGAGCAGCATCAAGAAGTGGAACGTCATCTACCCGGTGTACATCAACTCCAAGAAGACGGTCGCCGAAGGCCGCCGCATCGCCTCCGGGAAGGCCTGCCCGGACCCCACCTGCGTCGAGATCGCCGATTGCTGCCACCACCTCAAGATCCCCCATGCTATCGAAGTACCCCATCTGTCGTTCTCTTTTCAGATTTCCCAGTTTGGGATTTGTCACTTCCTTGGATTTCTGTATGAGTCAAATGTTTTTTTGACTCGCAATTTTGTGCGTAGCTGGACAAGGCGTATCCGCGAGATTTCTTCCAGGTGGGGAGGGTGAGGGTGCAGCTCAAGAAGGAGGACGGCTCCCCAGTCAACCCTTCAAttaaaactagtaagcacttAAAATCTCTTTGTTTGGATGCAGTACTTGCTAATGGGACTATGCACTATGAACTGACTAGATAGAGCTTATGATTTAATTCTGAATCATCTTGAGAAGATATCCTAGCTTTCTGTTATGCTATATTAGCGTGGCTACCATAGCAGCGAGTTTAAGCATGAGATGTCATGTGCCAatgtttttgttcttttggaGTCGCATCAGCTTGTAACAATGGCGCTGATTATGGGTTCAGGTTAAAAAGGCACGATCTAATTGCTACACGCGTGAATCTGCTTGTTGAGAGGAAACAGGATATGCATTGCAGAAGAATAGCAAATTCATTAGATGTGCCCATCCTCACTTCACAAGCTTGTGTCTGTTGCTACATTTCTTCTTTGCCATCTCTGAGCTGTTGTGCACCTGAGTTTAGTTCTGCCATGATTTAAATCATCATAAATAGCAGTATAGCACATTAGTTCTTCTGATACAAATTCCAATGTCGCTACAATTCTGAAATTAATGGGGCTGATTGGCTGCCTGTTGCAACCACTGTGCCACAGTCAGCATTGCGCTGAAGCAATGCTTGCAGCCGCAGCTAAGGGCTGCAACAGGCAGCTGACCAGGCCCTATAGCAAGCAGTAAGGTCATTCTAAAATGAACAGAACCAAATGTATAACGCATTGCAATGGTAGTTGCCTAGTCGATCATGTAAGGTAGGTTTGGTCTATCACCTTTATTGTACAATTTTATGATTTGCTGTATTGGTCAATAGATGAAGACATCTGATCTGCAGTTAGTTTTGGATATGTTTGGAATTGTAGTTACTGCTATATTAGCGTAGAAATTAAAtggaagatggaatgaattgAATGACTGGCcatttaatattcatatttgcTTGAATGTTCTGTTGTAGTATTATGTCCTTAGTTTCTCTCAGTAAAAACTAAACTaattaatgaattttctatatgAGTTTGTGTCGGTAATTTGTTCCAGCACCCTTAtgtcaattttcttttcattaacAACTATTGTTTATATCCTCTATATTCACCTTGAAGATGAGGATTCGGGATAATAATCATATTAGCCATCAAACATACTTACGGGCAAGTAAAATAATGGGTTTAGTTGAATTATGTGTCTGCATATTAAAAGTGTTAAGAGTGGTTAGGCAGTGTTAATCATGGATGTTAAACTCATTAATATGCATCATAATATAGTTTTTCTTTAATGTACTTACATGTTGTGTCATGAGTTGTGTTTTGCCATATATTATGCTCTAATCTATAATCTGGCCATGTCTTTGGCCATCCTTCCCTTGGCTTACTTTTAAGTTCACGTCTTTTGTCCTTGCAAAAAATAAGGATAATGTCTTTTCCCATCCTCCACTCGGCAGACTTTGAATGTTAACCACATGGCTTCTCAATGTAGGGCACACACAATCATGACAATGTTTgaacata contains the following coding sequences:
- the LOC102713280 gene encoding signal recognition particle 19 kDa protein codes for the protein MDGGGGGGDLRSSIKKWNVIYPVYINSKKTVAEGRRIASGKACPDPTCVEIADCCHHLKIPHAIELDKAYPRDFFQVGRVRVQLKKEDGSPVNPSIKTKKQLLIQIAELVPKHHGRTKKQEPASSSAAGTSKPGGKGGKKKK